The following coding sequences lie in one Musa acuminata AAA Group cultivar baxijiao chromosome BXJ1-8, Cavendish_Baxijiao_AAA, whole genome shotgun sequence genomic window:
- the LOC135588121 gene encoding AT-hook motif nuclear-localized protein 17-like has translation MKGKQDDERKDVIPRFQHHCLRQHQQLLLLHKRECLSDEVDSSRSSAEVKKAKADVIEQTAERGLVVVNSGGDGGGGDGATIEVAKRRRGRPLGSKNKPKTPVVITREAEAPAAMRPHVLEIPAGHDVAQSLAHFARRRNLGICVLAGTGSVANVALRQPHFGGAPPPPQAATIGFRGRFEILSISATFLPPAMAAVSPRIGGEISISLAGPQGQVVGGTVAGPLIAAGTVVVVSAAFSNPTFHRLPVEDNVSISVSISGGGQGGEAEEHEPHVHHQHQQQRCHDGTAAESCGMSIYGDHLMSDVIWPPSAHPPPPPPF, from the coding sequence ATGAAGGGCAAGCAGGACGACGAGAGGAAGGATGTCATCCCACGCTTTCAGCACCATTGCCTTCGACAACACcaacagctgctgctgctgcataagAGAGAATGCCTGTCGGACGAAGTGGACAGCTCCAGGAGCAGCGCAGAGGTCAAGAAGGCCAAAGCCGACGTCATCGAACAGACCGCGGAGAGAGGTCTGGTGGTGGTCAACAGCGGTGGCGACGGAGGAGGTGGAGATGGCGCCACGATCGAGGTGGCGAAGCGGCGGAGGGGACGCCCGCTGGGGTCCAAGAACAAGCCGAAGACGCCCGTGGTGATCACGCGCGAAGCAGAGGCGCCGGCGGCCATGCGGCCGCACGTGCTCGAGATCCCCGCGGGGCACGACGTGGCTCAGTCGCTCGCCCACTTCGCACGGCGCCGCAACCTTGGGATATGCGTCCTCGCCGGCACCGGCTCCGTTGCGAACGTCGCCCTCCGCCAGCCGCACTTCGGCGGGGCGCCGCCGCCACCCCAGGCCGCGACCATCGGTTTCCGCGGGCGGTTCGAGATCCTGTCCATCTCCGCCACGTTCCTCCCGCCGGCCATGGCGGCGGTCTCCCCCAGGATCGGTGGCGAGATATCCATCTCCCTTGCCGGGCCGCAGGGGCAGGTCGTGGGCGGGACGGTGGCGGGACCGCTGATTGCGGCGGGGACTGTGGTGGTCGTGTCGGCGGCGTTCTCGAACCCGACCTTCCATCGGTTGCCAGTCGAGGACAACGTGTCGATATCCGTCTCGATCTCCGGGGGCGGCCAGGGTGGTGAGGCAGAGGAGCACGAGCCGCACGTCCATCACCAGCATCAGCAACAGCGGTGCCACGACGGGACAGCAGCAGAGTCCTGCGGCATGTCCATCTACGGTGACCACCTCATGTCAGACGTCATTTGGCCGCCCTCCGCTCACCCTCCGCCTCCACCACCTTTCTAA